One window of Cystobacter fuscus DSM 2262 genomic DNA carries:
- the serS gene encoding serine--tRNA ligase — MLDLKNVAQNFDAVVARLQSRGGSLDLGPFKSLVSERRELYVAMESLSARRNAANEEMKRKAKEDPAALESLRGEMRAVSQNIKEKEARLKEVEEELSRILLLIPNIPHESVPEGASAEQNVQVRIWGDKPQLPFTPKQHFELGEKLGMLDFERAAKVSGSRFTFYKGALARLERALVSFMIDVHTQKGYVEILPPYLVLRETMMGTGQLPKFEDDAFKTAGEPERFLIPTAEVPVTNYHADEILEGESLPVRYCAFSPCFRAEAGAAGRDTRGLIRQHQFHKVEMVKFASPQTSLEELEKMTDDACDILRRLGLHHRVMLLCTGDMGFSAQKTYDIEVWLPGQGAYREISSCSDCGDFQARRAKIRFRAQKGDKPQLVHTLNGSGLAVGRTSIAILENYQREDGSVVIPEVLVPYMGGLKELRPL; from the coding sequence ATGCTGGATCTCAAGAACGTCGCGCAGAACTTCGATGCGGTGGTCGCCCGGCTGCAATCCCGGGGCGGCAGCCTGGACCTCGGCCCCTTCAAGAGTCTCGTGTCGGAGCGGCGCGAGCTCTACGTGGCCATGGAGTCGCTCTCCGCGCGCCGCAACGCCGCCAACGAGGAGATGAAGCGCAAGGCCAAGGAGGATCCGGCCGCGCTGGAGTCCCTGCGCGGCGAGATGCGCGCCGTGTCGCAGAACATCAAGGAGAAGGAGGCGCGGCTCAAGGAGGTGGAGGAGGAGCTCAGCCGCATCCTGCTGCTCATCCCCAACATCCCGCACGAGTCCGTGCCCGAGGGAGCGAGCGCCGAGCAGAACGTGCAGGTGCGCATCTGGGGGGACAAGCCCCAGCTGCCCTTCACGCCCAAGCAGCACTTCGAGCTGGGCGAGAAGCTCGGGATGCTGGACTTCGAGCGCGCCGCGAAGGTGTCCGGCTCGCGCTTCACCTTCTACAAGGGGGCGCTCGCGCGGCTGGAGCGCGCGCTCGTCTCCTTCATGATCGACGTGCACACCCAGAAGGGCTACGTGGAGATCCTCCCGCCCTACCTCGTGCTGCGCGAGACGATGATGGGCACCGGCCAGCTGCCCAAGTTCGAGGACGACGCCTTCAAGACGGCGGGCGAGCCCGAGCGCTTCCTGATTCCCACCGCGGAAGTGCCCGTCACCAACTACCACGCGGATGAAATCCTCGAGGGCGAGTCGCTGCCCGTGCGCTACTGCGCCTTCAGTCCGTGCTTCCGCGCCGAGGCGGGCGCGGCGGGCCGCGACACCCGGGGCCTCATCCGCCAGCACCAGTTCCACAAGGTGGAGATGGTGAAGTTCGCCTCGCCGCAGACGAGCCTCGAGGAGCTGGAGAAGATGACGGACGACGCGTGCGACATCCTGCGGCGCCTGGGCCTGCACCACCGGGTGATGCTGCTGTGCACCGGCGACATGGGCTTCTCCGCCCAGAAGACGTACGACATCGAGGTCTGGCTGCCCGGCCAGGGAGCGTATCGGGAGATCTCCTCCTGCTCGGACTGCGGCGACTTCCAGGCGCGCCGGGCGAAGATCCGCTTCCGCGCCCAGAAGGGGGACAAGCCCCAGCTCGTCCACACGCTCAATGGAAGTGGCCTGGCCGTGGGGCGCACGAGCATCGCCATCCTGGAGAACTATCAGCGCGAGGACGGCAGCGTCGTCATCCCCGAGGTGCTGGTGCCGTACATGGGCGGTCTCAAGGAACTGCGGCCCTTGTGA